Part of the Falco biarmicus isolate bFalBia1 chromosome 4, bFalBia1.pri, whole genome shotgun sequence genome, TCGGCCCAGCCTGTGCTAATTAGGAGTGTCATTAAAAGGGCTGAAGGGGTTGAGAGAGGAGCCAGCCCTGTGGGGCACAGCCAGCTGTGACGGCGGCGGGGGTCACCCTGGTGAGCCTTGCTCACCCCAAGAGCATCCCCCCTTCCATCCCCACTGTCCCCAAGGGACAAGGACGCAGCCCAGCGTGCTGTGCAAAGTCCCCAGGGTGCCAGCATTGGCAGGGAACAGCAAGGTGACCCACGGATCTCAGGGGACAGGAGCCAGCTCAGGGGTGAGTACGAGCCCCCTGGACTCTGTGGGACACTGCAGGGCACAGGGGCGACCCATGGGGCAGGGAGCACCCAGCTCCTTTggtcctgcagcctgtgctcgGGCACCCCATGGTGGGGACCACGCCGTGTGCCCCCATCCCCGAGCGGGATCGCTGCTGCCGGCGATCCGATCCGGGCAGGAGCAGACGCTGTGCCGGGACGGCGGCACCAGCAAAGGGTTAAGCCGAGCTGGGAGCTCGGGAAGGCCGGCCAGgctcccaccccctccccgggcTCCTAGGCAGAGCCACGCTCCCTCTGCATCCCTGTGTTTGACTTGCACCCTGCCGAGAGCCGCCGGGAGGTACTGGGGGTCTCGGTGCCCCACCGCAGGTAGCCCCGAGAGACCTGGCCAAAGCTGGCGGGACACGTCTGGTGGCAGAGCCTGGGGTGCGCAAAGGTACCACGTCCCTATATCTTGGGGGtccagggagggagagagcgtggagctggggtgggcagcCGGCGTGGGGCTTCCCtgtcaccagctctgttgcagGCTGTGGCAGCGCAGAGGAGGCAGGAATGTGGTGGGGACTCTCCCACTCCCTGGGCAGTCCCCCCGGGGCTGGAGGGTCCCAGGCAGGGCACGGGGAGATGGCTCTCCCCCCAGCAGGGGTGCAGCGGTAGCAGCTGGGGGTCTGAggcaccccacagccctgcccgccCAGAGCTCCCCCCTGCTGGGCCCTGCCCCTGACCCTGGCTGGGTTTCTCTCTTCCGCAGAGCTGACACCATGAACCAGTTGATCCTTTGCACGCTGCTTCTCTTGGCccccagggagctggctggggcatGTCCCGCAGGCTGCCAGTGCCAAGACCCCAAGACCATCCTGTGTGCGGCCAGACGGGGCCAGACCgtgccccaggggctgccccccaACACCCTCTCCCTCTATGTCTTTGAGAATGGCATCACGATGCTCAGTGAGGACAGCTTTGCGGGCCTGCCCACCCTCCAGCTCTTGGACCTCTCACAAAACAAGATCACCAGCATCCAGAAAAACATCTTCCAGCCCCTGACGGAGCTTGTCAACTTGGACCTGTCCTCCAACCAGCTGCAGGAGATCACTAACGAGACCTTCCATGGGCTGCGGCTGCTGGAGCGGCTCTACCTGCAGAAGAACAGGATCCAGCACATCCATGCTGCTGCCTTTGACACACTGGAGAACCTGCTGGAGCTGAAGCTGCAGAACAACCAGCTCTGGGCCGTGCCACCCCTCGACCTGCCcaacctcctgctgctggacaTCAGCTGGAACAAGATCCCCACTATTGCACCAGGGGCCTTCCATGCTGTCAACATTGAGTCCCTGAAGATTGCAGGTCTGGGCCTGACGAGCTTAAACGAGGAGCTCTTCCAGGCCCAGAACAACCTCCACGAGCTGGATGTCTCCGACAACCTGCTGGAGCGTGTCCCGGCGGTGCTGCGGCGGCTGGGGAGCCTCACCAAGCTCAGCCTGGCTGGCAATGCCCGCAtctcccagctgccagcagaggaCTTCCACAACCTTCACAACCTCCAGGAGCTGGACATCAGCAACCTCAACATCAACACCATCCCTCGGGATTTCTCCAGATTCTTCCCCAGGCTGCGGACCGTGACAGCCGCCGGCAACCCCTTCAACTGCATCTGCCAGATGAGCTGGCTGGTGCAGTGGGTCAATGCCAGCAGCGTGGTCCTCCGGCGGCCTGAGGAGACACGCTGCcacttccccccaaaaaactctGGCaagctcctccaccacctgcagTACGCTGACTTTGGctgccccaccaccaccaccccccccaccacGCCACGCACCACCACGCTGCCGCCACCTGTGccgctccccaccagcagccgcCTGGCAccgcagcccagcactgccGCTCCCACCCCGGGGGCcagggctccccagggcagctccACGCCGGTGCCCTTCAGCGGCACCCTGgcccccaccagccccctgccGCCCATCTGTCCCCCTCGCACGTGTCTGAACGGCGGCACCTGCCACCTGGGTGCCCTAAACTACCTGCAGTGCCTGTGCCCGGTGGGCTTCGCCGGGGTGTACTGCGAGGTGGAGGTGAGGGGGACGACGCCAGCCCCAAACACGCCGGCCCCGCCACCCAGCCGGCGGATCAGCATCGCGCAGGTCAGCAGCACCTCCCTTAAAGTCGACCTGCAGAACTACGTCCAGTCCAAAGCGCAGCTGAAGGGCATCCGCTTGAGCTACCGAAACCTCTCCGGGCTGGACAAGCGGCCGGTGATGCTGCGTTTGCCGGCTTCGCTCTCTGAGTACACAGTGCGGGCGCTGAAGCCCAACTGCACCTACCGCATCTGCATCGGGCCCCTGGGGGAGAAGGTCTCCAAGGAGGAGCACTGCGCCGAGGTGCAGACCTTGCCAGTgagccaccagcagcactcCCCTGTCACCCAGAGCAAGGACAGCAACCTCACCCTGATGATTGTCCCCGCACTGGccgctgtgctgctgctggtggtggtggtgaccGTTGGCATGTACTACCGCCGGCACCGCCGGGCGAAGGCGCACACTGGCACTGGCGTGGATGCCAGCCCACTGGAGCTGGAAGGGGTAAAAGCCTGCCTGGAAAATGGGGATTTGAACAGCCACGGCCACAAGGTGCCAGAGGCAGCAATGCTTTCTGGTGGCTCCGAGTGCGAGGTCCCACTCATGCAGTCGCACTACCCCAGCAACAACAACACCCCGGGGCTCAAACCCTCCTATTTCTGAGCCAGGCACGACAGGGCTGCGGGGCAAGGGGAGCCCCAGACAGACAAGGGTTAAGACAAGGGTCAAGCTCCAACGGCAGCGCTGGGGCGAGGAAGGTGAGGAGTTAACTGAATTAAggcagaaaaaccccaaacccataACGTGCAATTTCTGAGAGGCTGCCACGCTTCGGGAGGAGACACTAATTTTACCGTTCAGTGCCTTGATTTCTGTGACTCTGCGTAGAACGTGGGTAGTGAGAGAGAGGGGTTGGGTTTTTAatttggggtttgggtgggCTTTTTTTAGCCACTGCTAAAAAGAAAGCTGCCAGTGACTCGGCTAAGGGATGTCCACGTGCTGGTAACAAGGGTCCTTTAGCAGAGCATGGCCCGTGACTCTCGACTCCCTGGAAGCTGATGTGAGGAATAAGGCCCGGCCGAGGTTCTGGGACCCTCGGGACCCCTGGGCCGAAGGAAGCGCCAAGCAGGCAAACCGGGAATTGAAGCTTTAAGAACTCGAAGAGAATATTTATACACGGttatttcccatttcttctgggaaaacatttttgtttttttttcctagtacaGGTTTGTGTACATCTCTTTTGTAAGGCAGACCAGAAGGGTGTctttttgtaacaaaaaaaaaaaaaaaaaaaaaaaacaaccccaaaaaaataacaacaatgaAAACCTCTGCACAGCCTTGAGCGCTTTTGCAGGCACTGCCCATCTCACCCCGGGGTGCGGGCAGCTCGGCCTGTTCCCTGTGGAGGAGCGGGAAGGCCAGCCGTGTCCTCCCGTTGTTGTTGGCGAGCGCCGGGATGAGTCAGGGCGATGGAGGGGGGAGTTTTCCTGACTCTGGGCAGCGGCGCAGGGGAGGCATCACCCCCACAGCGCTGTCCCCCACCGCGGGCGCTGAGGAGGTGTTCCCAAAACAGGCCATGGGTTTCCAatcagcccctgccctgcacatCATCCAGCCTTACTtcatccctccctgcctgccagaTGGCTCCGGGGCCAGCTGCGGGACAAACAGCCCAGCCCAACCTCCGTAACCTCCGAATGTCACCCCCGGTGGCACTGGGACCCCTGAAGGGCCCGTGGTAAGTGTCAGCCAGCTTGCTTCACCCcagattggggggggggggggcggggtgctgcagccagagccAAGGCTTGGGGCCCCCGCACTGAGCCCcccaccacccagccccaggAACAGCCGATTTCATGCGCTGGCCCCggcggggagggctgggagccGGCGCTCGGCAGATTCCTGCTGCCAAGTAGTTTCTGCTCCAACCCTCTGGTTTTAATCGTTTTCCAATCCTTTATCTTTTGGGCTGGAATTTTCCAGGTTGGGGCCCTGCCCGCTGAGGTATGTTTGATTTGGAGAGAATGAGCAAAAGCGGGCTGAAGCGCGGCGGCTGCCGCCAGCAGAGCCGAGGGTCACCGCCATGCCGTGCTGGCCACGCCGGCCCTGGCAGCCCGGCGGGAGGCACCGCTCGGCCGCAGGGTACGGCCCTGACCCCACCAGCGCCCGGGTCCCGCTCGCCcggggctgctggcgggagCGAGCGGCTCTGGATGCAATTAGGGGCATGGGGCGGCAGTGGGGGCCGTCTGGCGCAGCCCCCCGGCTCCCAGGTGGGCTTCCGGCAGGGCTGGCTCCCATTAGGGCCGGCGCAGTGGCAGGAGGGGCCCCTTGCCGGCGCGGGCGGGTCGGTGCGATGGCCACGCTTGCCCACTCAAAGGGCCCATTGTGGTCCTCTCCccacagatttttcaaattaacATCCCAAATTCCTCTAAAAATTGCTGCTgtgtaaatattttcactgcGAGCTTTGTATATTTTCCAGCCCCGCgaggaggagagaagaaaagtcCCCGGCGGAGCTGCGGCCTCGTGCTGGGTGCCTCTGGCCGGCGGCTGCTGTAGCCCCCAAGCCTGGCTGGGCATGGGGTCAGTCCTTGCGTGTCCCCTCGCCGCCGGCACTGGGCAGCAGGGACC contains:
- the VASN gene encoding vasorin, whose protein sequence is MNQLILCTLLLLAPRELAGACPAGCQCQDPKTILCAARRGQTVPQGLPPNTLSLYVFENGITMLSEDSFAGLPTLQLLDLSQNKITSIQKNIFQPLTELVNLDLSSNQLQEITNETFHGLRLLERLYLQKNRIQHIHAAAFDTLENLLELKLQNNQLWAVPPLDLPNLLLLDISWNKIPTIAPGAFHAVNIESLKIAGLGLTSLNEELFQAQNNLHELDVSDNLLERVPAVLRRLGSLTKLSLAGNARISQLPAEDFHNLHNLQELDISNLNINTIPRDFSRFFPRLRTVTAAGNPFNCICQMSWLVQWVNASSVVLRRPEETRCHFPPKNSGKLLHHLQYADFGCPTTTTPPTTPRTTTLPPPVPLPTSSRLAPQPSTAAPTPGARAPQGSSTPVPFSGTLAPTSPLPPICPPRTCLNGGTCHLGALNYLQCLCPVGFAGVYCEVEVRGTTPAPNTPAPPPSRRISIAQVSSTSLKVDLQNYVQSKAQLKGIRLSYRNLSGLDKRPVMLRLPASLSEYTVRALKPNCTYRICIGPLGEKVSKEEHCAEVQTLPVSHQQHSPVTQSKDSNLTLMIVPALAAVLLLVVVVTVGMYYRRHRRAKAHTGTGVDASPLELEGVKACLENGDLNSHGHKVPEAAMLSGGSECEVPLMQSHYPSNNNTPGLKPSYF